Proteins encoded in a region of the Paenibacillus sp. W2I17 genome:
- a CDS encoding HEAT repeat domain-containing protein: MTNNHDIGAVNELPENFEELKRAANRTSSWRERLNAVNELGNWNTAPTIKLLQHVLKNDQVFQVREAAYHKLKQLDEDVQMPAKNKGELFKGTNKILLRIKKSLPEGHTFEQFKEKLQKTRLDIYDTYEGDKDAEFDSWLHGIWETLGRK; the protein is encoded by the coding sequence TTGACGAACAACCATGATATTGGAGCAGTTAACGAACTACCGGAGAACTTTGAAGAGCTCAAACGAGCGGCTAACCGGACGTCAAGCTGGAGAGAAAGACTGAATGCGGTGAACGAATTGGGGAACTGGAATACAGCCCCTACCATTAAATTGCTTCAGCATGTTTTGAAAAATGATCAAGTGTTTCAAGTGCGCGAAGCCGCATATCACAAGCTCAAGCAGTTGGATGAAGATGTACAAATGCCTGCCAAAAACAAAGGTGAGCTGTTTAAAGGTACTAACAAAATTTTGCTACGGATTAAAAAAAGCCTTCCTGAAGGTCACACATTCGAGCAATTTAAGGAAAAACTGCAAAAGACACGTCTGGATATTTATGATACTTACGAGGGCGACAAAGATGCTGAGTTCGATTCCTGGCTCCATGGAATTTGGGAGACACTAGGTAGAAAATAA
- a CDS encoding YndJ family transporter produces MVPIFIGALGRIMTKKSWYPWVVAIDIIGPILIAIGMIFSKPIEYVGVTLFACNIVVYTAYLLTYLRKNALDIKAAFFLGLSCLAFYTVIVISIFYPLLKNMYSLTILDFIPIYGSLHAFGFVLCGLIGWVYMVDFIKEKANQSAS; encoded by the coding sequence ATCGTTCCGATTTTTATTGGTGCACTGGGACGCATCATGACTAAGAAAAGCTGGTATCCCTGGGTTGTTGCCATCGATATCATCGGACCCATATTGATTGCTATTGGTATGATTTTCTCCAAGCCAATTGAATACGTCGGTGTCACTTTGTTCGCTTGTAATATTGTGGTTTACACCGCTTATCTCCTTACTTACTTGAGAAAAAATGCTTTGGATATTAAGGCAGCCTTCTTCTTAGGCCTTTCTTGTCTAGCCTTTTACACGGTTATTGTCATTTCCATCTTCTATCCGTTACTGAAAAATATGTACTCCTTAACCATACTCGATTTTATTCCCATTTATGGATCTTTGCATGCGTTTGGTTTTGTTTTATGCGGACTAATTGGTTGGGTGTATATGGTGGACTTCATTAAGGAAAAGGCTAACCAATCGGCTTCATAG
- a CDS encoding YndJ family transporter — MKSSLKQRMKSLFLTVFPGGIITILIFSLDYFQFELVEKFLLFAAFVIVPLVILLLNHDEKNKHQRMIYAAMKWLQFPAALLTLASVMSSKMWGLESTEIPGILSLGWLLFTLLLGIYGLTTIVISKGKAAEIAIGAGLVYFFIGGIWFTLYQYQLNPLSS; from the coding sequence ATGAAAAGTTCCTTGAAGCAACGAATGAAATCATTATTTTTAACAGTGTTTCCTGGTGGAATTATAACCATTCTTATATTTTCCCTTGATTACTTCCAATTCGAACTTGTTGAAAAATTTCTACTTTTTGCGGCTTTTGTCATTGTACCTCTTGTGATTTTACTTTTGAACCATGACGAAAAGAATAAACATCAACGAATGATTTATGCAGCTATGAAATGGCTTCAATTTCCCGCTGCGCTTCTTACCCTGGCGTCGGTAATGAGTAGTAAGATGTGGGGGTTAGAAAGCACGGAAATCCCAGGAATTCTGTCTCTTGGATGGCTACTGTTCACACTGCTGCTTGGCATCTATGGCTTGACCACTATTGTAATCTCTAAAGGAAAAGCAGCTGAAATAGCGATTGGTGCGGGGCTCGTTTATTTTTTTATCGGGGGTATTTGGTTTACCTTATATCAATATCAATTAAACCCTCTTTCAAGCTAA
- a CDS encoding DNA alkylation repair protein produces the protein MYKDKSIEMKYSSKAGDILQQINSKTKLGELRKIAKDIKKDHELAMELWSTEAFLPRLLAILIMDKKLLSQEVLNKFDKDMQTHTFDERNNLMDWLMANQLTKDKKTIALMGSWENSPSALQRRAFWYYQVRLRWTGQTPPDNTEDLLSAIEANITQEEPEVQWAMNFIAGWIGIYDQKYRARCIKLGENTGLYKDEMVSKGCTPNYLPEFIAIEVNKRNKN, from the coding sequence ATGTATAAGGATAAAAGTATAGAAATGAAATACTCTTCAAAAGCAGGGGACATTCTACAACAGATCAATAGTAAAACTAAGCTAGGCGAATTACGAAAAATCGCAAAGGATATTAAAAAAGATCACGAACTAGCTATGGAACTTTGGTCGACCGAAGCGTTTTTGCCCAGACTATTAGCTATTTTAATTATGGATAAAAAACTTCTCTCACAAGAAGTGCTTAATAAGTTTGATAAGGATATGCAGACTCACACTTTTGATGAGCGAAATAACTTAATGGATTGGTTAATGGCTAATCAGCTCACCAAAGACAAGAAGACCATTGCATTGATGGGGTCATGGGAAAACAGCCCTTCTGCTCTTCAAAGGCGAGCTTTTTGGTATTATCAAGTGCGATTGAGATGGACTGGACAAACGCCTCCTGATAACACCGAAGACTTACTATCTGCAATTGAAGCTAATATTACGCAGGAAGAGCCGGAAGTTCAGTGGGCTATGAATTTCATTGCAGGCTGGATAGGCATTTATGATCAAAAGTATCGTGCACGTTGTATTAAACTTGGTGAGAATACAGGGCTTTATAAAGATGAAATGGTATCAAAGGGCTGTACTCCTAATTATTTGCCAGAGTTCATTGCAATTGAAGTTAACAAACGAAATAAGAATTAG
- a CDS encoding DUF6199 family natural product biosynthesis protein produces MTGIIGVVVLIIGIIMAIWPYFAWYVRLGWKFKDAEPSDLALNSGRISGIVLVIVGFILIVSSCSTGSGADSKWAEQFKEKLDAGQVKEISIGMINPTILSEEEKNTVIQMIQDAELRPFDAGDVSGSNNAGKITFTDETSLDIVIFGPSGGIELHPKATEMEFEIMSEELKTWFHTNYID; encoded by the coding sequence TTGACAGGAATTATAGGTGTTGTAGTCTTAATCATAGGAATAATTATGGCGATTTGGCCTTACTTTGCTTGGTATGTTCGACTGGGATGGAAGTTTAAAGATGCGGAGCCGAGTGACTTAGCATTAAATTCTGGACGGATCTCAGGCATTGTCTTGGTGATTGTCGGTTTTATACTGATCGTTTCAAGTTGCTCCACAGGAAGCGGAGCGGACAGCAAATGGGCAGAACAATTTAAAGAGAAACTTGATGCAGGGCAAGTAAAAGAAATCAGTATCGGCATGATTAATCCCACCATATTAAGCGAAGAAGAAAAAAATACGGTTATCCAAATGATACAAGATGCAGAACTTAGACCTTTTGATGCAGGTGATGTGTCTGGATCGAACAATGCTGGAAAAATTACATTTACAGACGAAACAAGCCTAGACATTGTTATTTTCGGACCTTCTGGAGGAATCGAGTTGCATCCGAAGGCTACTGAGATGGAATTTGAGATCATGAGTGAAGAGTTAAAAACTTGGTTTCACACCAATTATATTGATTAG
- a CDS encoding 5'-nucleotidase C-terminal domain-containing protein, with protein sequence MFWKKVLGKSTLRVATAALLLTQLLGAAGSVSAAGNDVEVHLIGINDFHGQLDTTSIVGDKKAGTAPILATYLKEAQAKYEHSLLFHNGDSVGASAPASSLDRDEPTMEWMNMMGFDVGSLGNHEFDQGVAALKAQIFGGLDPKEGKVTHAGAKFDYVNANVIETATGKTLIKPYVIKEVGGVKIGFIGLVTKSTPAKVSPSGTAGVRFLSPEEEVEAVNKYSKELQDQGVETIIVLAHDPATTKEGVTTGEAADLAKALPADSPVDVIVAGDNHALANGVVNGKLIVQAYSYGTAFEDIKLMIDPATGDVTEKSATVTTTFQEGVKEDPESLAIIKKSLDKHPELTKPVGTTDGSVTRTDAYNNEAPLGNLIADSMREADFGDKASAADFAFMNPGGIRADLPQGDVTFADLAKIQPFGNTLVKLELTGEQVKTLLQQQWGTNADGTPNTKTLQISGLKYTADFNKPVAERVTGLSLEDGTTIDPAKTYTAVVNNFMAAGGDNYKVLLDAKSSLAGPIDLDVFYQYIVDTYKGGSIEAKNEGRITNLAASTEPTETPVTTEVISRAEFVSALVDMLKLNEVATAPAFKDVAANAAYADAIAEATHAGFIQGYGGNFYPDRDITREEAATILAKLVKDQATDKDAATIIASFEDGKSVSAYAIKPMAKLIDKGIFAGTDKKSLQPKQGLTTNDAKALIEKAVAAKAS encoded by the coding sequence ATGTTTTGGAAAAAAGTTTTGGGTAAAAGCACACTGCGTGTAGCTACCGCTGCACTATTACTCACGCAACTATTGGGCGCAGCAGGTTCTGTCTCTGCCGCAGGTAACGATGTAGAAGTACACTTGATTGGAATCAATGATTTCCACGGTCAGTTAGATACCACATCAATCGTGGGTGATAAGAAGGCAGGAACGGCTCCAATTCTAGCAACCTATCTCAAAGAAGCTCAAGCCAAATATGAACACTCCCTACTCTTCCATAATGGAGACTCTGTTGGTGCATCTGCTCCAGCCTCATCCTTGGATCGTGACGAGCCTACCATGGAATGGATGAATATGATGGGCTTTGATGTAGGTTCCTTAGGGAATCATGAATTCGACCAAGGTGTCGCTGCTTTAAAGGCACAGATCTTTGGTGGCCTTGATCCAAAAGAAGGTAAGGTAACGCATGCCGGTGCAAAATTTGATTACGTCAATGCAAACGTGATTGAAACTGCCACAGGAAAAACATTGATTAAGCCGTATGTGATTAAAGAAGTGGGCGGAGTCAAAATTGGATTTATCGGACTAGTCACGAAATCCACACCTGCCAAAGTATCTCCATCTGGGACAGCTGGCGTACGTTTCTTAAGCCCAGAAGAAGAAGTGGAAGCCGTTAATAAATATTCCAAAGAGTTGCAAGACCAAGGTGTAGAAACGATCATTGTTTTGGCCCATGATCCAGCAACAACCAAAGAAGGCGTAACCACTGGAGAAGCAGCTGATCTGGCAAAAGCTTTACCGGCGGACTCCCCTGTTGACGTTATCGTTGCAGGTGACAATCATGCATTGGCTAACGGTGTAGTGAATGGAAAGTTGATCGTTCAAGCTTATTCCTATGGTACGGCGTTTGAAGATATCAAGCTGATGATTGACCCTGCTACCGGGGATGTAACTGAAAAATCAGCGACTGTTACAACGACTTTCCAAGAGGGTGTAAAAGAAGACCCTGAATCTTTAGCTATTATTAAAAAATCATTGGACAAGCATCCTGAGCTGACGAAGCCAGTAGGTACAACGGATGGTTCTGTTACCCGTACAGATGCTTATAATAACGAAGCCCCTCTAGGCAACCTCATTGCAGATTCAATGCGTGAAGCAGACTTTGGGGATAAGGCAAGTGCTGCTGACTTTGCATTTATGAATCCAGGCGGTATTCGTGCGGATCTGCCACAAGGCGATGTGACCTTTGCTGATCTTGCCAAAATCCAACCGTTTGGTAATACTCTAGTAAAACTTGAGCTGACTGGCGAACAGGTTAAAACCTTGTTGCAGCAGCAATGGGGTACCAATGCTGACGGTACACCTAATACCAAAACACTCCAAATCTCTGGTTTGAAATACACTGCAGATTTCAATAAGCCAGTCGCAGAACGTGTTACTGGTCTTAGTCTGGAAGATGGAACAACGATTGATCCTGCAAAAACATATACGGCTGTAGTTAACAACTTTATGGCTGCAGGTGGAGATAACTATAAAGTGCTGCTGGATGCTAAGTCATCCCTGGCAGGTCCTATCGATCTGGATGTATTCTACCAATACATCGTAGACACGTATAAAGGCGGTAGCATCGAAGCTAAAAATGAAGGACGTATCACAAACCTGGCTGCATCTACCGAGCCAACAGAAACACCTGTAACAACAGAAGTCATTTCTCGTGCTGAATTTGTAAGTGCTCTGGTCGACATGTTGAAACTTAACGAAGTAGCTACAGCACCTGCATTCAAAGATGTTGCGGCTAATGCTGCATATGCAGATGCGATTGCTGAAGCTACGCATGCTGGATTCATTCAAGGTTATGGTGGAAACTTCTATCCTGATCGGGATATCACGCGTGAAGAAGCAGCTACCATTCTTGCTAAATTGGTAAAAGATCAAGCGACTGATAAAGACGCTGCTACAATTATTGCTAGTTTCGAAGATGGTAAATCCGTGTCTGCCTATGCAATTAAACCTATGGCAAAACTGATTGACAAAGGTATTTTTGCTGGAACAGATAAAAAATCACTTCAACCTAAACAAGGTCTGACTACTAACGATGCAAAAGCATTAATTGAAAAAGCTGTTGCAGCAAAAGCTTCATAA
- a CDS encoding carboxypeptidase regulatory-like domain-containing protein — MKQKRNIGKPLLSLFLAMLLVLQTVIYSTAAYAESVPTDSGMEAVIESDSPSADEPLSVPEAMYEAPSNFVAIAAVPTDKTAVFMESNSTFPLEVTQGNAVINPNGIIQGRQPFTLKSEGLKVPVNGDDPNPTNADPEKYIQKGDWIELKREDYFKEVMLPTATKTLNAQTESGAKQLGTAYFTPNSIKIVFNGDDYFFNGVGRGIAFSFESTANADITGLAYGDKKPINIFGGAYQLENPDVTAEYNITLSSPGMIRWDQYSYRGIQPAQFVEGAVTWQSTVSAFDQFDKTIKLPLDGKTFYTNPSTYNTSPGNVRGTYMEESFKVNDQNVTPVVGPDGSLTYTFPQGTGLDPKVEYKTWISKEAYYYEYRNPPANLGRGHRDMNGKVELRKDNDTLVQSGLEISFAPDWIQASASYDHANETITWKIAVNQYNKKGLKDFTITNVLPAGLEFESAAWQTWVDGAVSEETPITPDSNGVYSFGDINGKVELLIKSKAISGSSFQIDPRANWNLDTPGGIQNNDVMTGKRPIAVTDEAIVSIGAHTFTKTGAVSPEDYNLGSITWTVNLAPQYALPNAAIYDVLVHGGDLNVLDNAVDETSEVSAETIAKIKANITSAQLWKQYKAGTLKSNATGLTMKAIPLTVDGKVVADLIKVTGYTEEAASFSFRALETNPNILFRQDINAGKISSNRALLIDGESVKEANSSANLHLRMLNKDMLFASRPLKVDGTFENVTPNNVSSYIRNDNNEAWTISGYDRTTKTVTFRLGVNMPGYNTEEMAKDGGNRVISNIKLVDTLPEGWEFVPFSETKDFELWKGISDNGSGNEYGVRNDARTLIEPGTSSHVVHFSHIGNEGTFTFSKLESPYIILVKARPSNDALQKYLEEYTINGTDKQVLYNKADLHMSWGGVEKVVTEQRKVIVPIQTLGKSVTKPVPGVLEWTVNYTPPFNMKQGVYLQDTLGAGMNLRYEENGKLVLTSPSMAVYPAKLTASGTLEREGAALDLSDPNAEVQVEAAPGAGGTTVLTFKMDDPNQLYQFVYQTEVDPSKAKAGDTMGNEVKLEGDDNLKSVSARSESTLDSSDVAGSSSSNALLPLKKVDPNGNPLKDVEFTLYKKDGGTIITKGKTDSGGKLNLLFPDPGYYELKETYIDTNTWLPTTRVYQVYVGNTPGKPIWVDGVKLTPDNPLIVPTPAQGKLTITNKVEGNGSDPDKEFEYTVTITGEGKDREYTYKKSDDTFGTIKSGGKIALKHGESVTFPALPADLVYTVTEADYTSVDGYTTIPGTRELSGSIVNKGDHKADFINERTVNKLTISNTVMGNGGDKTKEFEYTVNFEDTGKEESYSYLKTDGSTGSIKSGGTFRLKDGETLDILGLPKNLKYTVTQQDYTTDEYMTTPEERYYTGVMKGIDEDAPFTNVRVLKGGLLISNTVKGKDEDKKKLFKYTVAFTGEGSDESYVYEKSDGSKGMIKSGESFELTDGQTLIVQGLPTNLQYKVTQDDYTQDGYVTDPESLIHIGTIPEKKWSEAHFANTRPYLEGVLRNNNTGEVIPNAPITITDLKTGEEIQTQTNEKGEYSIPAVADTDYTIRYTKMYRVGGKDVPVEFTQKANVNSSVTDETVPADITAVGIILFKQLDGTTVLFNDLLTSQMHIYLKDKDGIYVKENGQPKAFPMASNGTFSVEGLSEQKYTMEVRYQAETGEELLLKVAQLDVKANGELNISEELVDPYGTVYDETTGDAVNGKKIDGAKVTLYYADTQRNRDNGRIPGTKVTLPKVPNFPPYDNESPEQNSDADGFYAYMVFPEADYYLIVTKDGYETHTSGTISVDFDIVRYDVPMKPISSGGGTGGNGNNGGGTVTPGPGTVTPDPGTVTPDPGTVTPDPGTVTPDPGTVTPDPGTVTPEPDTVTPDPGTVTPDPGTVTPDPGTVTPEPGIVTPEPSNGNDQLKNDSNELDDAPKTGDNSVSPFLYMILALMSLMTIGFCLLGYKKKKHIQ; from the coding sequence TTGAAACAAAAACGCAATATAGGTAAACCGTTATTGTCTTTATTTCTGGCAATGTTGCTCGTCTTGCAGACAGTGATATACTCCACCGCCGCATATGCGGAGAGTGTGCCAACCGATTCCGGAATGGAAGCGGTCATTGAATCTGACTCACCGAGTGCCGACGAACCACTTTCGGTACCTGAGGCAATGTACGAAGCACCGAGCAATTTCGTAGCGATAGCGGCAGTCCCAACGGACAAAACAGCGGTATTTATGGAATCTAATTCAACCTTCCCGCTGGAAGTGACACAGGGGAATGCTGTTATTAATCCGAACGGTATTATTCAGGGTAGACAGCCCTTTACGCTCAAATCGGAAGGTCTCAAGGTACCAGTGAATGGTGATGACCCAAATCCAACTAATGCAGATCCTGAGAAATACATCCAAAAGGGTGACTGGATCGAGCTGAAAAGAGAAGATTACTTCAAGGAAGTGATGCTGCCAACAGCTACTAAAACCTTGAATGCACAGACGGAATCAGGTGCAAAACAGCTGGGTACCGCGTATTTCACTCCAAATAGCATCAAGATTGTATTTAATGGTGATGATTATTTTTTCAATGGTGTTGGACGAGGTATTGCTTTCAGCTTTGAATCTACTGCCAATGCAGATATAACGGGACTAGCGTATGGCGATAAAAAGCCGATCAACATCTTTGGTGGTGCATATCAGCTAGAGAACCCAGATGTTACAGCAGAGTATAACATTACTTTAAGCTCGCCTGGAATGATCAGATGGGATCAGTATAGCTATCGCGGAATTCAACCAGCACAATTTGTTGAGGGAGCTGTTACCTGGCAGTCAACCGTATCTGCGTTTGATCAGTTTGATAAAACAATCAAATTGCCACTAGACGGAAAGACCTTTTATACGAATCCCTCAACGTACAATACCAGCCCTGGAAATGTCCGCGGCACCTATATGGAGGAATCATTTAAAGTAAATGACCAAAATGTAACTCCAGTCGTTGGTCCAGATGGATCGCTGACTTACACTTTTCCACAGGGAACAGGTCTAGATCCAAAGGTTGAATATAAAACATGGATTTCTAAGGAAGCTTATTATTACGAGTATCGGAATCCGCCAGCCAATCTTGGTCGCGGCCACCGGGATATGAATGGCAAGGTGGAACTGAGAAAAGACAATGATACGTTGGTGCAGTCAGGTTTGGAGATTTCCTTTGCTCCCGACTGGATTCAAGCCAGCGCTTCGTATGACCATGCGAATGAAACCATTACATGGAAGATCGCGGTTAACCAATATAACAAAAAAGGGTTAAAGGACTTTACCATCACAAATGTATTACCGGCTGGGCTGGAATTTGAATCAGCTGCATGGCAGACATGGGTAGATGGCGCTGTATCTGAAGAAACGCCAATTACACCAGATTCGAACGGCGTTTATTCCTTCGGGGATATTAATGGAAAAGTCGAATTGTTGATTAAAAGCAAGGCGATAAGTGGTTCCAGCTTCCAAATTGATCCTCGTGCCAACTGGAATTTGGATACACCAGGTGGTATACAGAACAACGATGTAATGACGGGTAAAAGACCTATTGCCGTGACGGATGAGGCAATCGTCAGCATTGGCGCACACACGTTTACAAAAACAGGCGCAGTATCACCCGAGGATTATAACCTGGGCAGTATCACGTGGACCGTTAATCTAGCACCACAGTATGCCTTACCTAACGCGGCAATATACGATGTCCTTGTGCATGGCGGTGACTTGAACGTCTTGGACAACGCTGTAGATGAAACCAGCGAGGTGAGTGCGGAGACAATTGCGAAAATTAAAGCAAATATCACTTCTGCGCAGCTTTGGAAGCAGTACAAAGCGGGAACTCTGAAGTCGAATGCAACCGGTTTGACGATGAAAGCTATTCCATTAACCGTGGACGGTAAAGTGGTGGCGGATTTGATCAAGGTGACCGGATACACCGAAGAAGCTGCATCCTTCAGCTTCCGTGCACTTGAGACCAACCCAAACATTCTCTTCAGACAGGATATTAACGCAGGGAAAATAAGCTCGAATCGGGCTTTGCTCATTGATGGCGAAAGCGTAAAAGAAGCAAATAGCAGTGCCAACCTACACCTGCGTATGTTGAACAAGGATATGCTCTTTGCTTCGAGGCCATTAAAAGTAGATGGTACTTTTGAAAATGTGACGCCGAATAACGTTAGCAGTTACATTAGAAATGATAACAATGAAGCATGGACAATTTCTGGCTATGACAGGACAACCAAAACGGTCACATTCCGTTTAGGGGTTAATATGCCTGGATATAACACAGAAGAAATGGCTAAGGATGGCGGTAATCGAGTCATTAGTAATATTAAGTTAGTGGATACACTTCCTGAAGGCTGGGAATTCGTTCCTTTCTCTGAAACTAAGGATTTTGAGCTTTGGAAAGGAATTTCGGACAATGGTTCAGGCAATGAATATGGTGTTAGAAACGATGCTAGAACTCTAATTGAACCAGGTACTAGTTCTCATGTAGTCCATTTTTCACACATTGGAAACGAGGGTACTTTCACCTTCTCCAAGCTGGAGAGTCCTTATATCATTCTGGTGAAGGCAAGACCTTCCAATGATGCTCTGCAGAAGTATTTAGAGGAATACACCATCAACGGCACAGACAAACAGGTGCTGTATAACAAAGCCGACCTTCATATGTCATGGGGTGGAGTGGAGAAGGTTGTCACCGAACAGCGCAAAGTTATTGTGCCTATTCAGACCCTTGGAAAGTCGGTAACTAAGCCAGTTCCAGGAGTGCTGGAATGGACAGTGAATTATACCCCGCCATTTAACATGAAGCAGGGTGTTTATTTGCAGGATACCCTGGGTGCAGGCATGAATTTGCGTTATGAAGAAAACGGAAAGCTTGTGCTGACATCACCTAGTATGGCAGTCTATCCTGCTAAATTGACCGCAAGCGGCACTCTTGAACGAGAGGGCGCAGCACTGGACCTCAGCGACCCGAATGCTGAAGTTCAAGTAGAAGCTGCACCAGGCGCGGGTGGCACTACGGTTCTAACATTTAAAATGGACGACCCTAATCAGCTTTACCAGTTTGTATACCAAACAGAAGTTGATCCATCTAAAGCGAAAGCTGGAGACACAATGGGCAACGAGGTAAAACTGGAGGGCGATGACAATCTGAAATCTGTAAGTGCCAGAAGCGAAAGCACACTGGACAGTTCGGACGTGGCTGGCAGTTCAAGTTCCAATGCTCTGTTGCCCCTGAAAAAGGTAGATCCCAATGGTAATCCGCTAAAAGACGTAGAGTTTACACTCTATAAGAAAGACGGCGGAACTATAATCACCAAAGGAAAAACCGATAGCGGAGGGAAACTTAATCTGCTATTCCCTGATCCAGGGTATTATGAGCTGAAAGAAACTTATATTGACACCAATACTTGGCTGCCAACTACAAGAGTATACCAAGTATATGTAGGGAATACGCCAGGGAAGCCCATCTGGGTAGACGGGGTGAAATTAACCCCTGATAATCCGCTGATCGTGCCTACACCGGCACAAGGCAAACTGACCATTACCAATAAGGTGGAAGGCAACGGCAGTGATCCGGACAAAGAGTTCGAGTACACCGTGACCATCACCGGCGAAGGTAAGGACAGAGAGTATACCTATAAGAAGTCGGATGATACGTTTGGCACGATCAAGAGCGGAGGCAAGATTGCCCTTAAGCACGGGGAATCTGTGACGTTCCCAGCATTGCCTGCGGATCTGGTCTATACCGTAACCGAGGCTGATTATACATCCGTTGACGGTTATACGACGATACCAGGTACGAGAGAGCTGTCTGGCTCAATCGTGAATAAAGGTGATCACAAGGCGGACTTCATCAATGAACGGACCGTTAACAAGCTGACCATCAGCAATACGGTCATGGGCAACGGCGGTGATAAAACGAAGGAGTTCGAGTACACCGTAAACTTTGAGGATACAGGCAAAGAGGAAAGTTACTCTTACTTGAAGACGGACGGTAGCACAGGTTCGATCAAGTCCGGCGGTACCTTCCGCCTCAAGGATGGAGAGACACTGGATATTTTGGGCCTGCCTAAGAATCTGAAATACACAGTTACCCAACAAGATTACACAACCGATGAATACATGACTACTCCTGAGGAACGGTACTATACCGGAGTCATGAAAGGCATTGATGAAGATGCCCCATTCACGAACGTGCGAGTTTTGAAGGGCGGCCTATTAATCAGCAACACAGTTAAAGGCAAAGATGAAGACAAGAAGAAGCTGTTTAAGTACACGGTTGCCTTCACAGGCGAGGGATCAGACGAATCCTACGTCTATGAGAAGTCAGACGGCAGCAAGGGCATGATCAAGAGCGGTGAGAGCTTTGAGCTTACAGATGGCCAGACGCTCATTGTCCAAGGGCTTCCAACCAATCTTCAGTACAAAGTGACCCAAGATGATTATACGCAAGATGGCTATGTGACTGATCCAGAAAGTCTCATTCACATTGGCACTATTCCAGAGAAAAAATGGTCTGAAGCACATTTTGCCAATACCCGACCGTATCTGGAAGGCGTGTTGCGTAACAACAACACAGGAGAAGTCATTCCGAATGCACCGATTACCATAACCGATCTGAAGACAGGCGAAGAGATTCAGACCCAGACGAATGAGAAGGGTGAATATTCAATTCCAGCCGTAGCGGATACCGACTATACGATCAGATATACGAAGATGTATCGGGTAGGCGGCAAGGATGTACCTGTTGAGTTTACGCAGAAAGCAAATGTGAACAGCAGTGTAACGGACGAGACTGTTCCAGCTGACATTACGGCCGTGGGGATCATTCTGTTCAAACAACTGGATGGAACAACAGTGCTATTCAATGATTTGTTGACTAGCCAGATGCATATCTATTTGAAAGACAAGGATGGCATTTATGTTAAGGAAAACGGCCAACCTAAAGCATTTCCTATGGCTTCGAATGGAACTTTCTCTGTGGAAGGGCTAAGCGAGCAGAAGTACACAATGGAAGTTCGCTATCAAGCTGAGACCGGCGAGGAATTGCTCCTCAAAGTGGCGCAACTTGACGTTAAAGCTAACGGAGAGCTGAATATTTCAGAGGAGTTAGTCGACCCTTACGGTACGGTCTATGATGAAACGACAGGAGATGCCGTCAATGGCAAGAAAATTGATGGAGCCAAAGTTACACTGTATTATGCGGATACGCAGCGGAATAGAGATAACGGCCGCATTCCGGGTACGAAAGTAACGCTTCCAAAGGTTCCAAATTTCCCACCGTACGACAATGAGAGCCCGGAGCAGAATAGTGATGCAGATGGCTTCTATGCGTACATGGTGTTTCCTGAAGCGGATTACTATCTGATCGTAACGAAGGACGGATACGAAACGCACACAAGTGGTACCATTTCAGTCGATTTTGACATTGTCAGGTACGATGTGCCAATGAAGCCGATTAGTTCTGGTGGCGGCACCGGTGGCAATGGTAACAACGGAGGCGGCACCGTAACGCCTGGTCCAGGGACCGTAACGCCAGATCCGGGCACCGTAACGCCAGATCCGGGCACGGTAACGCCAGATCCGGGCACCGTAACGCCAGATCCGGGCACGGTAACGCCAGATCCAGGCACCGTAACGCCTGAACCAGACACGGTAACGCCAGATCCGGGCACGGTAACGCCAGATCCGGGCACGGTAACGCCAGATCCGGGCACCGTAACGCCTGAACCAGGCATCGTAACGCCTGAACCAAGCAATGGTAACGATCAGCTTAAGAACGATAGCAACGAGTTGGACGATGCTCCGAAAACTGGAGATAACAGCGTATCGCCATTCTTGTATATGATTTTGGCGCTGATGTCCTTAATGACGATTGGGTTCTGTCTGCTCGGGTACAAGAAGAAAAAGCACATCCAGTAA